A portion of the Hydractinia symbiolongicarpus strain clone_291-10 chromosome 10, HSymV2.1, whole genome shotgun sequence genome contains these proteins:
- the LOC130613180 gene encoding ATP-dependent DNA helicase RecQ-like encodes MEPFAILEKIQRSLECRNFPDLNFKPKQVKCLESIVRGQDVIGVFPTVYGKSLIFQLLPDVMRNKDEKSSIVIVITCLNAIMEDQVNFLKKVGMTCYILRDLNFEENAVQTLFEDICLSDKTEDVLPSFVLDGHCDFLFCHPEAILSERGRTLMKTKIYQKNVKACVIDEAHCLDTWGKEFRKEFENLGAMRAFFREVPFIALTATATEKTLAKIKHILGMKTPTIISVNPNRKNVYMCKEKRKVGEEGIENIILPLAKELKSLKKSFPQTIIYCGLRFCGYIYKLIKNVLKEHMYVENITNPSNCLIVQFHAPQTKSMKNEILLEVAKEVSNIRVIIATSALGMGVHAPYIEQIFHISPPSTIEDYMQQFGRAGPRGQKALARLYYTGHDISSRRLKQNKVDEHMVNFCTTTQCLRKVLKYYI; translated from the exons ATGGAACCCTTCGCAATTTTGGAGAAAATTCAAAGATCTCTGGAGTGTCGAAATTTTCCTGACCTTAACTTTAAACCCAAACAAGTCAAGTGCTTGGAGTCCATAGTAAGAGGACAGGATGTCATTGGGGTGTTTCCAACAGTATATgggaaatctttaatttttcaactGTTACCAGATGTCATGAGAAACAAAGACGAAAAATCTTCAATTGTCATTGTAATCACTTGTTTAAACGCAATTATGGAAGATCAAGtgaattttctgaaaaaagtaGGAATGACTTGCTACATCCTACGTGACTTAAATTTTGAGGAGAATGCTGTACAGACGTTATTTGAGGATATCTGTCTGAGTGATAAAACAGAAGATGTCTTACCATCATTTGTATTGGATGGTCATTGTGACTTCCTATTTTGCCATCCAGAGGCTATATTGAGTGAGAGAGGAAGAACTTTGATGAAaacgaaaatttatcaaaaaaatgtcaaagCTTGTGTCATTGATGAGGCTCACTGCTTGGACACCTG GGGAAAAGAATTTCGCAAAGAATTTGAAAACTTGGGAGCAATGCGAGCTTTTTTTAGAGAGGTACCTTTTATCGCACTTACAGCTACCGCAACAGAAAAAACACTGgctaaaataaaacatatacTTGGAATGAAAACCCCAACAATAATATCTGTTAATCCAAACAGAAAAAATGTATACATGTgcaaagaaaagagaaaagttGGTGAAGAAGGTATTGAAAATATCATCTTGCCACTTGCAAAGGAGCTAAAATCACTAAAGAAAAGTTTTCCTCAAACTATTATATATTGTGGATTGAGGTTTTGTGGGTATATATAcaagttaataaaaaatgtattaaaggAACACATGTATGTTGAAAACATAACAAACCCTAGCAATTGTTTAATTGTGCAATTTCACGCACCacaaacaaagtcaatgaaaaacgAAATTCTCCTTGAAGTTGCAAAAGAAGTTTCAAACATTCGCGTTATAATAGCAACTTCTGCGCTTGGTATGGGTGTTCATGCACCCTATATCGAACAAATTTTCCATATAAGTCCACCAAGTACCATCGAAGACTATATGCAGCAATTTGGAAGGGCTGGTCCAAGAGGGCAAAAAGCATTGGCAAGATTGTACTATACCGGGCATGATATCAGCAGTAGgcgtttaaaacaaaataaagttgaTGAACATATGGTGAATTTTTGTACTACGACACAATGCCTTCGTAAAGTATTAaagtattatatataa
- the LOC130613178 gene encoding large proline-rich protein bag6-like isoform X1 has translation MKVTVRTLDSQSYEFDSENEEITVKEFKELILPKVNVAVDKQRLIFRGKVLHDDKKIKEYGVDGCVIHLVERAPPPPANRERSQPNVSSQQSSNQNVGNGGVPVYIGALNTSADNLNGVAQHLVDSLVSQFGAGNVSASQRGNSLNVNINVHTQNSERSDVQNRIGTARRFLSHAEHLLRHVSQPTHQSPSQCTCNDEQQTSEDTQRMDTTSTTDGSENDQNTQQESSSEINETSPQALGHEFDRFQHFYQHLQPHLQRYTYLLNNPQAADRSPSDDLLSDQMAEIFHDFSHMFHALSDLSFNFNSPSPQSLMCYPQMSPVRFPPPMPHVHMSTSTTSNQRAQSPATSNAGVPTGQPGNISGRQPVRQRTPVAVAAISTVVQVPVMQYASSSHTQSTTPTVSSNPTTSVSPHPMQGMFGPIFSNSPFPPPHGGNSSIQVGVISGNNGATQTFNIGQDGLNQGQGPPGGQLPFGLQNIMQNIMQNMAGGSTAQPTNPTMTSSVTSSTETTMNSQPQQPQSQHQSTHNSFHQSMHQAAHQRAHQAANQATQGSARHNTHNHRPHPHHHHHNQDGSVMHPDMLLPCHSFHFGPTFFHGNNMPGEPHVVAEVSSIVIDGNGRPVTTSNGTTTSNSTTETSTANLSNTAGVPNMRTISDMLSGVFGASNNVAAQTEPRIPVSNGNNTMDVDGVDSQEILRDVHQMFQAFMGGHASGISFPNERETLRDFVRQNFGILESRQEDLLTDFIDMLADNLTMHDLIGLFMGTSTEAWARLHAPFRQLIEKHFNDNARLNESNIPEIAQKIADSMGETYTEVEGQVTVHAEVDLEATLRSLDVQFFKKLLQLLLNDTPDFSRNIREWYVDYTTWSFAVLDYSVTGGADRFMMALVDSPSVRSMFDDMSSSVRHLALQTLVSRIRSASAGRHITSSELNSVLIKPGAKATVRKNPCKGTGDDRAAKRTKKNDDKVDVNEKWEENNPGFELTAESEPGSPSSPEDWHSRVPSDWVVIINRDGERQRSMPPQRPYSDAYLSGLPPKRRKMMTRHSAEADRIDVNECVKTAVERTDVERKHDVDELKKEIEDTNLQAMFDTTFRHDVRRRLQEDDDYRPKQHPNTEKYFMKEKK, from the exons atgaaaGTTACTGTTCGGACTCTCGATTCTCAAAGTTATGAATTTGATTCAGAAAATGAAGAG ATTACAGTCAAAGAATTTAAAGAGTTGATCTTACCAAAAGTT AATGTTGCAGTGGACAAACAAAGACTTATTTTCCGTGGAAAGGTTCTTcatgatgataaaaaaataaaggaatATG gTGTGGATGGTTGCGTTATTCATCTAGTAGAAAGAGCCCCACCTCCTCCAGCTAATCGTGAGAGAAGTCAACCGAACG TCTCGTCTCAACAATCATCTAATCAAAATGTTGGTAATGGAGGAGTGCCAGTATACATTGGAGCATTAAACACATCTGCAGACAATCTTAATGGGGTTGCTCAG catTTAGTAGATAGTTTGGTATCACAATTTGGTGCTGGAAATGTATCTGCTAGCCAAAGG GGCAACAGTCTGAATGTTAACATCAATGTTCACACACAGAattct GAAAGATCTGACGTTCAGAACCGAATAGGAACAGCCAGACGTTTCTTATCGCATGCTGAACACTTGCTACGACATGTGAGTCAG CCCACACACCAGTCACCATCCCAGTGTACATGTAATGATGAACAACAGACAAGTGAAGATACCCAACGAATGGACACTACTTCAACAACTGATGGAAGTGAAAACGATCAAAATACACAGCAAGAAAGTTCTTCAGAAATTAATGA AACGAGCCCTCAAGCACTTGGTCACGAATTTGATAGGTTTCAACATTTCTACCAGCATCTTCAGCCACATTTACAAAGATACACATATTTGCTTAATAACCCCCAGGCTGCA gaTCGATCACCTAGCGATGATCTTCTTTCAGACCAGATGGCTGAAATCTTTCATGATTTTAGTCACATGTTTCATGCACTGTCAGATTTGTCATTCAATTTTAATTCACCTTCGCCGCAATCCCTCATGTGCTATCCACAAATGTCTCCAGTTCGGTTCCCACCACCTATGCCTCATGTTCATATGTCTACATCAACGACTAGTAATCAAAGGGCGCAGAGCCCAGCTACTTCCAATGCTGGGGTGCCTACTGGTCAACCAGGAAATATATCAGGAAGACAGCCA GTGAGGCAAAGAACACCAGTGGCTGTTGCTGCTATTTCAACTGTTGTGCAAGTTCCAGTTATGCAATATGCTTCCTCGTCTCACACCCAATCAACAACCCCAACTGTAAGTAGCAATCCAACAACATCAGTTAGTCCTCATCCCATGCAAGGTATGTTTGGACCAATTTTCAGCAATAGTCCTTTTCCACCCCCGCATGGTGGTAATTCTTCTATCCAAGTTGGTGTTATATCGGGTAACAATGGTGCAACACAAACGTTTAACATTGGACAAGATGGTCTAAATCAGGGCCAGGGACCTCCTGGAGGTCAGTTGCCATTTGGTTTGCAAAACATCATGCAAAATATCATGCAAAACATGGCAGGAGGAAGCACTGCCCAACCAACAAATCCAACAATGACTTCTTCTGTTACATCAAGCACAGAAACAACTATGAATAGTCAGCCCCAACAGCCTCAAAGTCAACATCAGAGCACGCATAATTCTTTCCACCAAAGTATGCACCAAGCTGCTCACCAGAGGGCTCACCAAGCTGCCAATCAAGCCACCCAAGGTAGTGCTCGCCATAACACCCACAACCATCGCCCACACccacaccaccaccaccacaatCAAGATGGATCTGTCATGCACCCAGACATGCTGTTACCATGTCATTCATTTCACTTTGGTCCAACATTTTTTCATGGTAATAACATGCCAGGAGAACCTCATGTTGTTGCTGAAGTGAGTAGCATTGTTATTGATGGTAATGGAAGACCAGTTACAACGTCAAATGGGACCACAACTTCTAACAGTACAACTGAAACTTCCACTGCTAATCTATCAA ATACTGCTGGTGTTCCCAATATGAGAACAATATCTGATATGCTAAGTGGTGTTTTTGGTGCAAGTAATAACGTGGCTGCTCAAACAGAGCCTAGAATT CCTGTTTCTAATGGCAATAACACCATGGATGTAGATGGTGTAGATTCACAAGAGATTCTCCGCGATGTCCACCAAATGTTTCAAGCCTTTATGGGTGGTCATGCAAGTGGTATAAGTTTCC CCAATGAACGAGAAACTTTACGTGACTTTGTACGTCAGAACTTTGGTATACTTGAGTCAAGACAAG AAGACCTTTTGACTGATTTCATTGACATGCTTGCCGATAACTTAACAATGCATGATTTGATTGGATTATTTATGG gtaCTTCAACGGAGGCCTGGGCTCGTCTACATGCACCTTTTCGTCAACTgattgaaaaacattttaatgacAATGCTCGGTTGAACGAAAGCAACATACCG GAAATAGCTCAAAAAATTGCAGATAGCATGGGTGAGACTTACACTGAAGTGGAG GGACAAGTAACAGTACATGCTGAGGTAGACCTTGAAGCAACATTAAGATCGCTCGatgttcaattttttaaaaagttgctGCAGCTTCTTTTAAATGATa CTCCAGACTTTTCAAGAAATATACGGGAATGGTACGTCGATTACACCACGTGGAGTTTTGCTGTTCTCGATTATTCAGTCACTGGTGGTGCTGACAGATTTATGATGGCGCTTGTAGACTCACCTTCG GTTCGAAGCATGTTTGACGACATGTCGTCGTCAGTACGACACTTGGCTTTGCAAACGTTGGTTAGTCGGATCCGTTCGGCGTCTGCTGGACGACATATCACATCTTCGGAGTTGAACTCTGTTCTTATAAAACCAGGGGCTAAAGCAACGGTAAGGAAG aaccCCTGCAAAGGTACTGGTGACGACAGAGCCGCCAAACGAACGAAGAAAAACGACGACAAGGTTGATGTGAATGAAAAATGGGAAGAAAACAACCCAGGTTTTGAGCTGACTGCAGAAAGTGAACCGGGTAGTCCATCATCCCCTGAAGACTGGCATTCACGTGTACCTAGT GATTGGGTTGTGATCATTAATCGTGATGGTGAACGTCAACGATCAATGCCTCCACAACGACCCTACAGTGATGCGTATTTGAGCGGCCTCCCACCCAAGCGAAGAAAG ATGATGACACGACACTCCGCTGAAGCCGATAGAATAGATGTTAATGAATGCGTAAAAACGGCCGTCGAACGTACTGACGTGGAACGAAAGCACGATGTTGAcg AACTTAAAAAGGAGATTGAAGATACCAACCTACAAGCGATGTTCGACACAACATTTCGTCATGACGTCCGGCGTCGGTTACAAGAAGATGACGACTATAGACCAAAACAACATCCGAATACTGAGAAATATTTTATGAaggagaagaaataa
- the LOC130613178 gene encoding large proline-rich protein bag6-like isoform X2 has translation MKVTVRTLDSQSYEFDSENEEITVKEFKELILPKVNVAVDKQRLIFRGKVLHDDKKIKEYGVDGCVIHLVERAPPPPANRERSQPNVSSQQSSNQNVGNGGVPVYIGALNTSADNLNGVAQHLVDSLVSQFGAGNVSASQRGNSLNVNINVHTQNSERSDVQNRIGTARRFLSHAEHLLRHVSQPTHQSPSQCTCNDEQQTSEDTQRMDTTSTTDGSENDQNTQQESSSEINETSPQALGHEFDRFQHFYQHLQPHLQRYTYLLNNPQAADRSPSDDLLSDQMAEIFHDFSHMFHALSDLSFNFNSPSPQSLMCYPQMSPVRFPPPMPHVHMSTSTTSNQRAQSPATSNAGVPTGQPGNISGRQPVRQRTPVAVAAISTVVQVPVMQYASSSHTQSTTPTVSSNPTTSVSPHPMQGMFGPIFSNSPFPPPHGGNSSIQVGVISGNNGATQTFNIGQDGLNQGQGPPGGQLPFGLQNIMQNIMQNMAGGSTAQPTNPTMTSSVTSSTETTMNSQPQQPQSQHQSTHNSFHQSMHQAAHQRAHQAANQATQGSARHNTHNHRPHPHHHHHNQDGSVMHPDMLLPCHSFHFGPTFFHGNNMPGEPHVVAEVSSIVIDGNGRPVTTSNGTTTSNSTTETSTANLSNTAGVPNMRTISDMLSGVFGASNNVAAQTEPRIPVSNGNNTMDVDGVDSQEILRDVHQMFQAFMGGHASGISFPNERETLRDFVRQNFGILESRQEDLLTDFIDMLADNLTMHDLIGLFMGTSTEAWARLHAPFRQLIEKHFNDNARLNESNIPEIAQKIADSMGETYTEVEGQVTVHAEVDLEATLRSLDVQFFKKLLQLLLNDTPDFSRNIREWYVDYTTWSFAVLDYSVTGGADRFMMALVDSPSVRSMFDDMSSSVRHLALQTLVSRIRSASAGRHITSSELNSVLIKPGAKATNPCKGTGDDRAAKRTKKNDDKVDVNEKWEENNPGFELTAESEPGSPSSPEDWHSRVPSDWVVIINRDGERQRSMPPQRPYSDAYLSGLPPKRRKMMTRHSAEADRIDVNECVKTAVERTDVERKHDVDELKKEIEDTNLQAMFDTTFRHDVRRRLQEDDDYRPKQHPNTEKYFMKEKK, from the exons atgaaaGTTACTGTTCGGACTCTCGATTCTCAAAGTTATGAATTTGATTCAGAAAATGAAGAG ATTACAGTCAAAGAATTTAAAGAGTTGATCTTACCAAAAGTT AATGTTGCAGTGGACAAACAAAGACTTATTTTCCGTGGAAAGGTTCTTcatgatgataaaaaaataaaggaatATG gTGTGGATGGTTGCGTTATTCATCTAGTAGAAAGAGCCCCACCTCCTCCAGCTAATCGTGAGAGAAGTCAACCGAACG TCTCGTCTCAACAATCATCTAATCAAAATGTTGGTAATGGAGGAGTGCCAGTATACATTGGAGCATTAAACACATCTGCAGACAATCTTAATGGGGTTGCTCAG catTTAGTAGATAGTTTGGTATCACAATTTGGTGCTGGAAATGTATCTGCTAGCCAAAGG GGCAACAGTCTGAATGTTAACATCAATGTTCACACACAGAattct GAAAGATCTGACGTTCAGAACCGAATAGGAACAGCCAGACGTTTCTTATCGCATGCTGAACACTTGCTACGACATGTGAGTCAG CCCACACACCAGTCACCATCCCAGTGTACATGTAATGATGAACAACAGACAAGTGAAGATACCCAACGAATGGACACTACTTCAACAACTGATGGAAGTGAAAACGATCAAAATACACAGCAAGAAAGTTCTTCAGAAATTAATGA AACGAGCCCTCAAGCACTTGGTCACGAATTTGATAGGTTTCAACATTTCTACCAGCATCTTCAGCCACATTTACAAAGATACACATATTTGCTTAATAACCCCCAGGCTGCA gaTCGATCACCTAGCGATGATCTTCTTTCAGACCAGATGGCTGAAATCTTTCATGATTTTAGTCACATGTTTCATGCACTGTCAGATTTGTCATTCAATTTTAATTCACCTTCGCCGCAATCCCTCATGTGCTATCCACAAATGTCTCCAGTTCGGTTCCCACCACCTATGCCTCATGTTCATATGTCTACATCAACGACTAGTAATCAAAGGGCGCAGAGCCCAGCTACTTCCAATGCTGGGGTGCCTACTGGTCAACCAGGAAATATATCAGGAAGACAGCCA GTGAGGCAAAGAACACCAGTGGCTGTTGCTGCTATTTCAACTGTTGTGCAAGTTCCAGTTATGCAATATGCTTCCTCGTCTCACACCCAATCAACAACCCCAACTGTAAGTAGCAATCCAACAACATCAGTTAGTCCTCATCCCATGCAAGGTATGTTTGGACCAATTTTCAGCAATAGTCCTTTTCCACCCCCGCATGGTGGTAATTCTTCTATCCAAGTTGGTGTTATATCGGGTAACAATGGTGCAACACAAACGTTTAACATTGGACAAGATGGTCTAAATCAGGGCCAGGGACCTCCTGGAGGTCAGTTGCCATTTGGTTTGCAAAACATCATGCAAAATATCATGCAAAACATGGCAGGAGGAAGCACTGCCCAACCAACAAATCCAACAATGACTTCTTCTGTTACATCAAGCACAGAAACAACTATGAATAGTCAGCCCCAACAGCCTCAAAGTCAACATCAGAGCACGCATAATTCTTTCCACCAAAGTATGCACCAAGCTGCTCACCAGAGGGCTCACCAAGCTGCCAATCAAGCCACCCAAGGTAGTGCTCGCCATAACACCCACAACCATCGCCCACACccacaccaccaccaccacaatCAAGATGGATCTGTCATGCACCCAGACATGCTGTTACCATGTCATTCATTTCACTTTGGTCCAACATTTTTTCATGGTAATAACATGCCAGGAGAACCTCATGTTGTTGCTGAAGTGAGTAGCATTGTTATTGATGGTAATGGAAGACCAGTTACAACGTCAAATGGGACCACAACTTCTAACAGTACAACTGAAACTTCCACTGCTAATCTATCAA ATACTGCTGGTGTTCCCAATATGAGAACAATATCTGATATGCTAAGTGGTGTTTTTGGTGCAAGTAATAACGTGGCTGCTCAAACAGAGCCTAGAATT CCTGTTTCTAATGGCAATAACACCATGGATGTAGATGGTGTAGATTCACAAGAGATTCTCCGCGATGTCCACCAAATGTTTCAAGCCTTTATGGGTGGTCATGCAAGTGGTATAAGTTTCC CCAATGAACGAGAAACTTTACGTGACTTTGTACGTCAGAACTTTGGTATACTTGAGTCAAGACAAG AAGACCTTTTGACTGATTTCATTGACATGCTTGCCGATAACTTAACAATGCATGATTTGATTGGATTATTTATGG gtaCTTCAACGGAGGCCTGGGCTCGTCTACATGCACCTTTTCGTCAACTgattgaaaaacattttaatgacAATGCTCGGTTGAACGAAAGCAACATACCG GAAATAGCTCAAAAAATTGCAGATAGCATGGGTGAGACTTACACTGAAGTGGAG GGACAAGTAACAGTACATGCTGAGGTAGACCTTGAAGCAACATTAAGATCGCTCGatgttcaattttttaaaaagttgctGCAGCTTCTTTTAAATGATa CTCCAGACTTTTCAAGAAATATACGGGAATGGTACGTCGATTACACCACGTGGAGTTTTGCTGTTCTCGATTATTCAGTCACTGGTGGTGCTGACAGATTTATGATGGCGCTTGTAGACTCACCTTCG GTTCGAAGCATGTTTGACGACATGTCGTCGTCAGTACGACACTTGGCTTTGCAAACGTTGGTTAGTCGGATCCGTTCGGCGTCTGCTGGACGACATATCACATCTTCGGAGTTGAACTCTGTTCTTATAAAACCAGGGGCTAAAGCAACG aaccCCTGCAAAGGTACTGGTGACGACAGAGCCGCCAAACGAACGAAGAAAAACGACGACAAGGTTGATGTGAATGAAAAATGGGAAGAAAACAACCCAGGTTTTGAGCTGACTGCAGAAAGTGAACCGGGTAGTCCATCATCCCCTGAAGACTGGCATTCACGTGTACCTAGT GATTGGGTTGTGATCATTAATCGTGATGGTGAACGTCAACGATCAATGCCTCCACAACGACCCTACAGTGATGCGTATTTGAGCGGCCTCCCACCCAAGCGAAGAAAG ATGATGACACGACACTCCGCTGAAGCCGATAGAATAGATGTTAATGAATGCGTAAAAACGGCCGTCGAACGTACTGACGTGGAACGAAAGCACGATGTTGAcg AACTTAAAAAGGAGATTGAAGATACCAACCTACAAGCGATGTTCGACACAACATTTCGTCATGACGTCCGGCGTCGGTTACAAGAAGATGACGACTATAGACCAAAACAACATCCGAATACTGAGAAATATTTTATGAaggagaagaaataa
- the LOC130613181 gene encoding E3 ubiquitin-protein transferase MAEA-like produces MSEIKALEHSTLIVPYESLNRTFRNAQKIIDREVSHVSSSNDKLKKISSKNSAKVKETEKELDDVLNKLILLKQKAIDTLTQEENKLSVCTSRLSYLKEQAIVKKNIVWKRNRLDRMLVDYLLRCGYYDSAIKLAENSSIREYVDRDLFMIAKNVETALKHKDSSLCLQWCHTNKSKLKKMHSTLELNVRIQEFVTLIKNGCCFDAVQYARKHFSSDSGSVPDIQKTVMGLLAFKPNTQIKRYKELFDDNRWNFLVEQFRKENLALHQLHSQSMLEIVLQCGLASLKTPHCFHEEEKCQDCPVCCRLFNELAKPLPFAHSSQSRLLCSISGDRMNEHNHPLMLPNGNVYGEIALLKMADSYEGYSIKCPRSQQVYSIDEAKKIYVM; encoded by the coding sequence ATGTCGGAAATAAAAGCTCTTGAACACTCAACTTTGATTGTGCCATATGAAAGCTTAAATCGTACCTTCCGGAACGCGCAGAAAATAATTGATCGAGAAGTTTCACATGTGAGCTCTTCAAATGATAAACTGAAgaaaatttcatcaaaaaataGTGCAAAAGTTAAAGAAACTGAAAAAGAATTGGATGATGTATTAAATAAACTAATACTGTTAAAACAGAAAGCTATTGACACATTAACACAAGAGGAGAATAAGTTGTCAGTGTGTACTTCCCGATTATCTTACCTAAAAGAGCAAGCCATTGTGAAGAAAAACATAGTCTGGAAAAGAAATCGATTAGATCGCATGCTTGTTGATTATTTATTACGTTGTGGATACTATGATTCAGCTATTAAGTTAGCAGAAAACTCTTCAATAAGGGAATATGTTGATCGGGACTTATTTATGATTGCAAAAAATGTTGAGACAGCTTTAAAGCATAAAGATTCTTCTCTTTGCTTGCAATGGTGTCACACAAATaaatctaaattaaaaaaaatgcatagCACTCTGGAATTGAATGTAAGAATTCAAGAATTTGTCACATTGATTAAAAATGGATGTTGTTTTGATGCTGTTCAGTATGCCCGTAAACATTTCTCTTCAGACAGTGGATCTGTTCCTGATATACAGAAAACAGTCATGGGTCTACTAGCATTCAAGCCAAACACTCAGATCAAAAGATACAAAGAGCTGTTTGATGATAATCGTTGGAATTTCCTTGTGGAGCAGTTTCGGAAAGAGAATCTTGCCCTCCACCAACTTCACTCACAGTCTATGCTTGAAATTGTGTTACAGTGTGGGTTAGCTTCATTGAAAACACCACACTGCTTCCACGAGGAAGAAAAGTGTCAAGACTGTCCTGTGTGTTGTCGTCTGTTCAATGAATTAGCCAAGCCGTTACCATTTGCTCATTCAAGTCAATCAAGGCTTTTATGTAGCATAAGTGGTGATCGCATGAACGAACACAATCatcctttgatgttgccaaaTGGTAATGTTTATGGAGAGATAGCTTTGCTAAAAATGGCAGACTCATATGAAGGTTATTCTATAAAGTGTCCTAGATCTCAACAAGTATATTCAATTGATGAAgccaaaaaaatatatgtaatgTAG
- the LOC130613182 gene encoding DNA-directed RNA polymerase I subunit RPA43-like, with translation MADNHSGKRYNNKHFIKLTYVDAKTLSSHKYSCISEIRHEMKIPMSPKYINNIRLGLTESLCKELFVYNEKMKGIPLAFDNIKVIKSNIIDDQDFFMLTVSVIFLVFNPVIGKILHGTVNKISDHHFGCLIHNCINGSIRHPREDYLTQEQKEIVKNIAVGDKVIFKVHKLDVHHDILFILGDIAQEFYQKVHHNLNSTKPKTEEDVNNNEGSLFKSSCETPKKKKKHDEEERNILTEERDIVYEEENIVNGQNKQKLKRKRTDSSSQSESPSKKKKKKRKKKKKSEEDTD, from the exons atggcGGATAACCACAGTGGAAAAAGATATAATAATAAACACTTTATCAAACTGACCTACGTAGATGCAAAAACGCTATCTTCTCATAAATATTCCTGTATTTCTGAAATACGCCATGAAATGAAAATTCCAATGTCTCCAAAATATATTAACAATATACGGTTGGGATTGACAGAAAGTTTATGCAAGGAACTATTTGTTTATAACGAGAAAATGAAAGGGATTCCACTGGCATTTGATAACATTAAAGTAATAAAATCCAATATTATCGATGACCAAGACTTTTTTATGTTAACCGTCAGTGttatttttttggtatttaATCCAGTAATTGGAAAAATATTGCATGGTACTGTGAACAAAATTA gtGATCATCATTTTGGTTGCCTTATCCATAACTGCATCAATGGCTCCATACGTCACCCAAGGGAAGACTATCTGACAcaagaacaaaaagaaatagtaaaaaatatagCAGTTGGTGATAAGGTCATTTTTAAAGTTCATAAATTAGACGTGCACCACGATATTCTTTTCATACTTGGCGACATTGCACAAGAGTTTTATCAAAAAGTCCA ccaTAATCTCAATTCAACTAAACCAAAAACAGAGGAAGATGTGAATAACAATGAAGGTAGTCTTTTTAAATCAAGCTGTGAAACgcctaagaaaaagaaaaaacatgatgAAGAAGAAAGAAATATTCTCACTGAAGAAAGGGATATTGTTTATGAAGAAGAGAATATTGTAAACgggcaaaacaaacaaaaattaaaacgaaAGAGAACTGACTCTTCCTCACAATCTGAATCACcatccaaaaagaaaaaaaagaaaagaaagaaaaagaaaaagagcgaAGAAGACACAGATTAA